In a genomic window of Gigantopelta aegis isolate Gae_Host chromosome 9, Gae_host_genome, whole genome shotgun sequence:
- the LOC121380691 gene encoding peroxisomal membrane protein PEX16-like, translating into MADTLKNVYEKYKQSVRDHPDKVGQVETTVRLLSYLVAGRFGNSQVLSELMYTASNLLVLLNDAILKQKSKIVPKVPVSQERLCQLLTVLEYVEVFVEITAMRLWTPLGRWLVIAAIQIAKAALRFFLLVKYKSGIQPTPPIAPIDRGSLSMSGAEEEDKEISQAEEIIAGIEQHTETKSPVTFTLKRSGKTVRTISAAPAMNMRTWSLSNLQTGVKNQRQQLTPTVLNRQRVWAESIHIAKPLIHLASLYACGFSSWKPWLLSCGLDVTSLCMMGEPDDLNVNEKAELRRRTFMLLFYLLRSPFYDRYSQAKIIFLLKIFADNIPGMSLFIKPFMEYLPAWQKVYFYIWST; encoded by the exons ATGGCTgatacattaaaaaatgtttatgaaaaatacaaacagtCTGTCAGAGATCATCCTGACAAAGTAGGCCAGGTGGAGACGACTGTTCGTTTGTTGTCATATCTTGTTGCAG GAAGATTTGGAAATTCCCAAGTGTTATCCGAATTGATGTATACTGCTTCAAACCTGCTAGTTCTTCTCAATGACGCTATACTCAAACAGAAGTCCAAGATTGTACCTAAAGTT CCTGTGTCTCAGGAACGCTTGTGTCAGCTGCTGACTGTACTGGAGTATGTGGAAGTGTTTGTCGAGATCACTGCAATGCGACTGTGGACGCCCCTGGGAAGATGGCTTGTAATCGCAGCCATCCAGATAGCAAA GGCAGCTCTTCGATTCTTCCTCCTGGTGAAATACAAGTCTGGTATTCAGCCAACTCCACCTATTGCTCCTATTGACAGAGGAAGTCTTAGCATGTCAGGTGCAGAGGAGGAAGATAAAGAAATTTCACAG GCTGAAGAAATTATTGCTGGCATTGAACAACACACTGAAACGAAAAGTCCAGTGACGTTTACGCTAAAAAGATCAGGAAAAACTGTGAGGACTATATCCGCAG CTCCTGCTATGAACATGAGGACGTGGTCCCTGTCAAACCTGCAGACAGGTGTGAAGAACCAAAGACAACAGCTGACTCCCACTGTACTTAACAGACAGAGAGTGTGGGCCGAGAGCATCCACATCGCAAAGCCTCTCATTCACT TGGCTAGCTTGTATGCTTGTGGCTTCTCATCATGGAAACCTTGGCTTTTATCCTGCGGCTTGGATGTGACGAG tctgTGTATGATGGGAGAACCTGACGACCTGAATGTCAATGAGAAAGCCGAGTTGAGACGTCGGACATTTATGCTTCTCTTCTACCTGTTGCGGTCGCCATTCTATGACAGATACTCACA AGCCAAGattatttttcttctaaaaatcTTTGCAGACAATATTCCTGGCATGTCTCTTTTCAtca AACCATTCATGGAGTATCTTCCAGCATGGCAGAAGGTGTATTTCTACATTTGGTCAACGTAG
- the LOC121380692 gene encoding ankyrin repeat and SOCS box protein 7-like: MQDLISLLDAVKSGSVEEVFECLKNPFQQNELNAALCWAARLGHVRILSLLLEHGADVRYDSWGGISPLLWAAIFSPDVGAVSLLIQYGSDVNHKSSKRRQTALHAAAIRGRHDMVSVLLEVGANPDMVDHLHKTPLLYAVQRCHVACIKILLQHNCDVDISGLVNGQLTTPLIFALVQNDLEMTKMLIFAGARFENLCTYQMYNISQYYQTVERNLNIDVRPVHLQQQCRVCLRHILKPHFVEKLKMLPLPKPLKDYIALSELSL; encoded by the coding sequence ATGCAGGATCTAATTTCGTTGTTGGATGCTGTTAAATCTGGCAGTGTTGAGGAAGTTTTCGAGTGTCTCAAAAATCCATTTCAGCAAAATGAGCTGAATGCAGCATTGTGCTGGGCTGCACGTTTAGGACATGTTCGTATCTTGTCTCTCCTCCTGGAGCATGGAGCAGACGTTCGATACGATTCATGGGGAGGAATCAGCCCACTCTTGTGGGCAGCAATATTTTCACCCGATGTCGGTGCGGTGAGCTTGTTGATTCAGTACGGGAGTGACGTAAACCACAAATCCTCGAAACGTCGACAGACCGCGCTCCACGCTGCAGCCATCAGAGGTCGACATGACATGGTTTCTGTGTTGTTGGAGGTGGGGGCTAACCCAGACATGGTAGATCACCTTCACAAAACCCCACTCCTGTATGCGGTCCAGCGATGTCACGTGGCCTGCATCAAAATCCTCCTACAGCACAACTGTGACGTTGATATCAGTGGGCTAGTCAATGGACAACTCACAACTCCTCTCATTTTCGCACTAGTCCAGAATGATCTCGAGATGACCAAAATGCTCATCTTTGCTGGGGCCAGGTTTGAAAATCTGTGCACGTATCAGATGTACAATATTTCCCAGTATTACCAGACGGTGGAGAGAAACCTTAACATCGATGTGAGACCAGTACACCTGCAGCAGCAGTGTCGTGTTTGTCTCAGACACATTCTCAAACCTCACTTTGTGGAAAAGTTAAAAATGCTGCCTTTACCGAAACCACTGAAGGATTATATTGCTTTATCGGAACTTAGTTTATAA